Part of the Oncorhynchus keta strain PuntledgeMale-10-30-2019 chromosome 31, Oket_V2, whole genome shotgun sequence genome, AAAGGGtttttcggctgtccccataaaaTAACCCTTTGAAGGACCCTTTTTGGTTggaggtagaaccctttccacacagggttctacatggaacccaaaatggttctacctgggttctcctatggggacagcagaagaacccttttggaagctATTTTATTAGGAGTGTACAGTATATGCTGGGATTGAACACCCCAACTTCAAGACATATCATACCAGTGCAATTATGAAACTGTTGAATTCACAATCTAATTATACTGGAGTTTTTGTTGTATCATTCATTTTATTCCCCTCACTTTATTCacgaggcacacacacacacacacacacacacacacacacacactgtagttaTTACGCTGTAGGTACACCGTTATAAGATAACACACTTTAAAACAGTAGAGTTGCAACTTACCTGCCTGCGAGAGCGGATGGTTGTGCTACAGGATGAATTGTTGGTGCTCGTCATCCTATTTCCTTGGCGTGATTCTTTTTTCCACTTTGTGTTTTCCTTGGGGTCAGCCGGTAATGGGTTGAGGAAAAGAATTCTAGCGATAAATCCATACAGAACCGTGGCTAGCATGAGGGGCACCACGTAGAACATGGCAAAGTCCGTGAAGTAGATAAATGGCAGGTAAAGATTTCTTGACACTTTGTATTCGCATGAGACCACGGTAATATTGTCGTAAATCAACTCGTTCATGTCAGACAGATAAAACCACATGGCGCAGTAGAGCGAGGTAAAAGCCCAAACGACCACTATGATTTTCTTTGCTCTTGACAGAGTGCACATAAACTGCGCTTTTATGGGGTGGCAGATGGCTATGTACCGCTCAATAGTGAAAGCGGTGATAGAGCACGAAGACGCGTTGATGCCCAAGTACTGGAAATAAGTGATGCTAAGGCACCCGACGTATCCATACACCCAGCCTCCTCCATACAAACTCTGTGTAATATTCGGCAGTCCCGCCGCCGTCAGAACCATCAAGTCGGCCACCGCCAAACTCACCAGGTAACAGTTGGTGGGTGTCCGCATGTGTTTGGTTGTAAGAACAACTAGAATCACCATAACATTTCCAACTATTCCTATCCCACAGATGAGAATCACAAAAAATATGCTGACCACTTTGTATTCCATGCTATAATCAGTCCATGGACCAAGCGTCTGGTTATCTGGAATTGAAGTAACATTCTCCATGGTTTAGTTCTGTCCAGTTCACTTGGAGGAGTAATTCATTTCAGACACAGGCTTTACATTTAAAATAGCCTCAAGAGAGCTCCCTTTAAAAATCTATTAGTTCCAAAACCAAGTCATTATTCAATAAAGTATTTTGTATTACTTATCCAACATAAAAGCAAACTAATTCCATGAGGTTATGAAagagatatatacatatatatcatACAAAATCGAGCGAGCAAAACATATTCGATGAATACGAAGACCAGGTTTGGATTTTAGTGCCGTTTACCCATGTTTTAGTCCTCTTTATGCACGAAGTTGGGCAAACTGCCAGTAAAAGCAAAGAGGTAAAGTAAAGAGATGTGACATGGCACGCGCAACTCCAGTCTGAGAAGACTGCCTTGTCATTACGCACAGAGCTCCAAAGAGCGTCTTGACTGTGACTTTACTCTCTACCAGCTGTTCTGATAGTGTGGTTGTAGCCAAAAGAAAAGCCGTGTAGGCATGCATGATAGAGCAGGGAATTCAAATGTAACAATGGACTTAAAACATGTACAGTGTAAAGAATGTACTCTTTGGAAAAGCCTAAAACAATAAATGAGTTAGGGTTTCTCAATTTTAGAAAACTACGTTTGTGTGAAACCAAAAATATATAAATCAAATATATGATTCAATGCCAACTGTTATATTTGATTATTACTAAACCTACATTTCAAGTTACAAATCTGTAAAATCCTACTCAAATTGGACTTTTCAGATGTATTGGCTATCTAAATGTCTTGCTTGGACATCATGGCATCACACATGTTCAGTGTCTTTCTCTTCCTTGCAGTGacctcccagctagcacataacattctgagaactaTACGTTTTATGTGGCTTGGGgagagcgtggttgtcctatggttatttacTTTCTGGGAacggtgcaggatagttgcttggcttaaGAACATTATCAGCACGTTTAAGGAACTTGACCCCAAAACATGTATATTGGTATTTTATTACTTTAAACAGAACATTTCATAAAAGTtaaaacatggttacatttaataAACATTTTGGAAATGTTCTAGAAAATGTGTCCAACTGGTTTGATATTGgcaatgttctcaaatagttcagaaaCAACGTTCTTCGGTGGGAATTTCAGTGCTTCAACATAAATGTTTCCTGCAGGTTTCCTCTTGGTTCTATTTAAAGTTGGGTTCAACAGAACATTGTaggaatgtttttttatttaacccttattttaccaggtaagttgactgagaaaaCATTATCGTGTACAGCCAAGACTTGGGGATTAGTTGCAggggagatgaatgagccaattggaagctgggggtGATTAGGTAGCTATGGTATGAAGGCCAGATtgtgaatttagccaggacaccggggttaacatcCCTAGTCttaccacagagagtcaggacacccgtttaatgtcCCCGAACACTGCCCTGAGGCATTGGAAATgtattttagaccagaggaaagagtttCGCCTACTGGCCCTCCatcaccacttccagcagcagttggtctcccatccaggaccaaccctgattaggttcagaggcaagccagcaagCACTGATCATACTTTTGCCCTCTGGTTAAACCTAAAAAAAGAACAAACTAATTAAAatcacatcaaattgatcagaaatacagtgtagacattgttaacgttGAAAAAAGTGtactgtagctggaaatggctgatttttaatggaatatctacataggcgtgcagaggcccattatcagcaaccatcactcctgtgttccaatggcacgttgtgttagctaatcaaagtttatcattttaaaaggataattgatcattagaaaccccttttgaaattatgttagcacagctgaaaactgttgtcctgattaaagaagcaataaagctGGTCTTtttcagactagttgagtatctggagcatcagcaattgtgggttcgattacaggctcaaaatggccagaaacaaagacctttcttctgaaactcgtcagtctattcttgttctgagaaattaaagctattccatgcgagaaattgccaagaaactgaagatctcgtacaacgctgtgtgctACTCCCGTCACAAAACAGCGCAAACGgtttctaaccagaatagaaagaagagtgggaggccccggtgcactactgagcaagaggacacatacattagagtgtctagcttgagaaacagacgcctcacaaatcctcaactggcagcttcattaaatagtacgtgcaaaacaccagtctcaacgtcaacagtgaagaggcgactccaggatgctggccctttgatgttattttaatggacaaattgtttttgcttttctttaaaaaacaagtacATTTCTAATTGACCCCAAACCTTCGGTAGTGTATATAAAAACCCATTGTTTCATGTTTTATCAAGTAGATATTTCACTTTGGAATAACCTGTCCACATTTTAAATTGGGTTACAAGCAATTAAATCAATTTTCTCTTAATCAATATATTAAGTTGGTTCCATTGCATGAATAAATGACTCCATCACTTTCTTTACATCAGACTTTCACCATAACTGATTAGAATACAGTAACCAAATGGCGGCAATTTCATCAACAGAAACCTTTCCAGGATTTTTAGTATCACATGACTTATGCAGATATAATTCAAATTCAGTGTTGGCAGAGAATGAATAATCATGAAAAAACACAACACCTGAAATGACATTCCCTCTCACGGTTGGCCAAAAGTTACTAAGCGAAGGCCATGCCCCTATTAGGCCACGCCTCCAACTCTTATGATATTTTACCACCGCTACATTGCACCCATCGCTATGCAATGCGATGCGCATTAAGTGTTGTAAGCAATTGAGAAGCATCAACTCAATTTAAAAAATCACATTGATCTGTCAAATTTGGTATTTGATTTCAGACAAATTGAATTGAATAGGTTGAACGAACCAACGTTTAGTTTTGAATCAGAGTgtctaaatgactcaaatgtacagtaccagtcaatagtttggacacatctaatcattccagggtttttctttatttttactattttctacattgtagaataatagcgaagacatcagaatcatgttgtaaccaaaaaagtggtaaacaaatcaaaatatattttatatttgagattcttcaagtagccaccctttgccttgatgacaactttgcacactctttttGAAGGTTATTTCatatatttaacccctttttttggGTAGGTTCAAAACTTCCTTAATACTTCCATAAATTTCTTGAAACCGGTACTGGTTACCaccattgtgtttgtgagagtctcccctttccacagagtggtcataatagtttgtaagTCAAACTGTTCAGACGCTAAATATGTTTTTGtatcatggtctgacaaacaccgctctagctctgccacctttcaccacagatgtcgaAGTgcgacatacagttgaagtcggaagtttacatacacttaggttggagtcattaaaactagtttttcaaccactccacaaatgtcttgttaacaaactatagttatggcaagtcggttaggacatctactttgtgcaagacacaagtcatttttccaacaattgtttacagacagattatttcacatataattcactgtatcacaattccagtgggtcataagtttactgtgcctttaaacagcttggaaaattccagaaaattatgtcatggctttataagcttttgacaggctaattgacgtcatttaagtcaattagaggtgtacctgtggatgtatttcaaggcctaccttcaaactcagtacctctttgcttgacatcattggagaaCATAAAGAAATAAGCCAAGACTTCAAAATaaaaattgtagatctccacaagtctggttcatcattgggagcaaattccaaatgcctgaaggtaccaagttcatctgtacaaagatttgtacgcaagtataaacaccatgggaccaagcagcagtcataccgctcaggaaggagacgcgttctgtctcctagagaagaacgtactttggtgcaaaaaagtgcataatcaatcccagaacaacagcaaaggaccctgtgaaaatgctggaggaaacaggtacaaaagcacctatatccacagtaaaacgagtcctatatcgacataacttgaaaagCCGCTTAGCAAGgaataagccactgctccaaaaccaccataataaagccagactacagtttgcaactgcacatggggacaaagatcggactttttggagaaatgtcctctggtctgatgaaaacgtttgacccaagttaaacaattttaaggcaattctaccaaatactaattgagtgtatgtaaacttctgacccactgggaatgtgatgaaagaaataaaagctgaaacaaatccttctctctactattattctgacatttcacattcttaaaataaagtggtgatcccgaCTGACCTAAAACAGTGCATTTCtactacgattaaatgtcaggaattgtgaaaaattgagtttaaatgtatttggctaaggtgaatgtaaacATCTGACTTTAACTGTaggcggatgcggtggattgaaaGGGATCCAATGCAAAAAATGATGTTGCTAGTCTAAATTggcagattttgatggggattttatGTTAGTGAGATTGACGTACGGGTTCATCAATCGACTCTAAGGGGTTTTAAGCACAATAAATGTGTAGCATGTTCCACGAATTGCATTTATAACATATCACACAAATTGCAATGGCTGCCCCGCCCCcttttcggaaaagctgaccacgactccatttagctgatccctgcctacaggcagaagctaaaacaagaggctcccacgctgaggtctgtccaacgctggtcagaccaagctgactccacactccaagactgcttccatcacgtggactgggacatgtttcgtattgcgtcagatggaaatattgacgaatacgctgattcggtgtgcgagttcatcagaacgtgcgtcgaagatgtcgttcccatagcaacgataaaaacattcccaaaccagaaaccgtggattgatggcagcattcgcgtgaaactgaaagcgtgaaccactgcttttaatcagggcaaggtgtctggtaacatgtccgaatataaacaatgcagctattccctccgcaaggctattaaacaagctaagcgtcagtacagagacaaagtagaatctcaattcaatggctcagacacaagaggcatgtggcagggtctacagtcaatcacggactacaagaagaaacccagcccagtcacggaccaggatgtcttgctcccaggcagactaaataacttttttgcccgctttgaggacaatacagtgccactgacacggcctgcaacgaaaacatgcggtctctccttcactgcagccgaggtgagtaagacatttaaacgtgttaaccctcgcaaggctgcaggcccagacggcatccccagccgcgccctcagagcatgcgcagaccagctggccggtgtgtttacggacatattcaatcaatccctataccagtctgctgttcccacatgcttcaagagggccaccattgttcctgttcccaagaaagctaaggtaactgagctaaacgactaccgccccgtagcactcacttccgtcatcatgaagtgctttgagagactagtcaagcaccatatcacctccaccctacctgacaccctagacccactccaatttgcttaccgcccaaataggtccacagacgatgcaatctcaaccacactgcacactgccctaacccacctggacaagaggaatacctatgtgagaaggctgttcatcgactacagctcggcattcaagctcgtcatcaagctcgagaccctgggtctcgaccccgccctgtgcaactgggtactggactttctgacgggccgcccccaggtggtgagggtaggcaacaacatctcctccccgctgaagctcaacacgggggccccacaagggtgcgttctgagccctctcctgtactccctgttcacccacgactgcgtggccacgcacgcctccaactcactcatcaagtttgcggacgacacaacagtggtaggcttaattaccaacaacgacgagacggcctacagggaggaggtgagggccctcggagtgtggtgtcaggaaaataacctcacactcaacgtcaacaaaactaaggagatgattgtggacttcaggaaacagcagagggaacacccccctatccacatcgatggaacagtagtggagagggtagcaagttttaagttcctcggcatacacatcacagacaaactgaattggtccactcacactgacagcgtcgtgaagaaggcgcagcagcgcctcttcaacctcaggaggctgaagaaattcggcttgtcaccaaaagcactcacaaacttctacagatgcacaatcgagagcatcctggcgggctgtaaggctctccagagggtagtgaggtctgcacaacgcatcaccgggggcaaactacctgccctccaggacacctacaccacccgatgttacaggaaggccataaagatcatcaaggacatcaaccacccgaaccactgcctgttcaccccgctatcatccagaaggcgaggtcagtacaggtgcatcaaagctgggaccgagagactgaaaaacagcttctatctcaaggccatcagactgttaaacagccaccactaacattgagtggctgctgccaacacactgtcattgacactgacccaactccagccactttaataatgggaattgatgggaaatgatgtaaatatatcactagccactttaaacaatgctaccttatataatgttacttaccctacattattcatctcatatgcatacgtatatactgtactctacatcatcgactgcatccttatgtaatacatgtatcactagccactttaactatgccactttgtttactttgtctacatactcatctcatatgtatatactgtactcgataccatctactgtatgctgctctgtaccatcactcattcatatatccttatgtacatattccttatccccttacactgtgtataagacagtagttttggaattgttagttagattacttgttggttatcactgcattgtcggaactagaagcacaagcatttcgctacacttgcattaacatctgctagccatgtgtatgtgacaaataacatttgatttgatgatttgatttgatttggctgaATGGCTGAAAAAGTGAATGCTGATAATGCATCAATTAGTTAACGGTCTTGTCCGCTGAGACCCATCTTCTCCTGTGTGTTATTACTCTATTATTGTCATGACTCTATCGACCCATTCCGTATCAGTAGCGTGATAAATATATTATGTAGCAGAATATCTTCACAATGTGACAGAAGTATAGCCGTCCTCACAGGCAGAGTTCGGGAGGTTAAGATCACACATTTTTCAAagtacagatggagagagacttAATTATAACTGGACACCCTTAGCACAATACATTTAATATAGGGGTTCAAGATGACCTAAGTTATCGATACAGATTGAAGGGTTGATTTAGGGCATCGAATCCCAAGGCTGATGTGATAAATCTCTGGGTTGACATCAATCAAATGGTTGCTGTTGTCAATATGTCAGGTTACTGCTATTGTGCCCTGGAGCAAGGTACTTGTTCTTTCCAGTCTGCCGTGGGTGGTGTGTTGGGTTCTATTACAGCAAAAAATAACAATCAATGTGCAAATGGCCAATACAAATATCCTGTTCTAAAACCTCACTGTGATTGGACATTTAAGCATGATTCAGTAAGAGAATAGTTATAGTTAATATATTAATATACCACACCAACTAAATAATAGTGATGGACACCGCTCACAAAACAAATGTGACTTGATCAATGGAGTGTTCTCATAATCACATAGGTGTGATTCTGCAGGTACTCACAAGTGTTATTAGAATGGGCTTTCACTGCCATCTTATGGACAAATTGCAAATAGAAGGACTTGGGGAAATGCATCCACAAAAACTGTGTGCTTTTGTTTTGGTCAAGGAATAGCTAAAGAGATATGAAACACAATATGGAATCAGGACTCTTAACACAGTCCCCCCCCACACGTTTGCCCACAGAACAACCTCAATTTATCAGGGCATGGACTGAATGAAGGGGATAAGACAagttaaagaaagatttttaagccttgagacaattgagacatggattgtgtatgtgtgccattcagagcgtgaatgggcaagacaaaagatttaagtgcctttgaacgttgtatggtagtaggtgccagggtttttcatgctcaacagtttcccgcaAGAaacaagaatggtccactacccaaagggcatccagccacattggtgtcaacatgggccagcatccccgtggaatgctttagacaccttgtagtaCATGCACCaaataattgaggctgttctgagggcaaaaggggatgcaactcaatattttaatgttttgtacagtcagtgtatttTCAAAAATAGTCAAACAGTCAATTGAATCCCCAAACTGTTTTTGGTATCAATTCAATGGCACTCTTGCAAAATGGTAATGTTATTATAGAGGAAGAGGTAAAAAATGCTATTGTTCCCTTTGTTTTTCACCATGTGGACAAGTTTCATCTATTATCACCAAACATATTTCAATTTCTGACCTGCTGCATTCTCTCAGGAGGGGGTATTCCTTTAGGCTAAATAATCTCCTGGGTGTGTTTGCTGAGCAAGTCATCTGAAATATAATTAAAATGTTGGTGTCATAGGTGACTGGCTGTGATGGATTGTCATTAATCTTAAACTGACACGTGAATGTGTATCTGACTATTGCAGGGTTGTCAGGTAGGAGTCCACGAATTTATGAATATCTATCTATTCTAAAGCTTCGACTTTAATGTAATTCTCCTAATTCACAGAATTATTTATTACAGAGCATTTTGTGAGAACATTCCTTTTCAAATCTAACTTTCAAGCTAAacttcacaacaacaaaaatattacttttTTCATATTTCATATTTGCAGTGGTTTCTTTTCCAACAGACTTCTCAAGGTTTGGCATGTTTCGTCTCCAAAAATGAACGACATTTGGCCTGAAGTAAAGCTTATTTAATTTGACTAATGAACAAAACCAATCCCTGCTTCCAACCTGTGTGTTTTCCATAATAAACAGCTTTCCTGCAAAAGTATGCTCTGCATACAAAACACCAAAGAGCTGTTTGTATGACCTAATGCTAAAATCCCAATGACATGGTTTGATCACGATAATAGCAAACATTGCTCTCTCTAAAACAAGATTTACAACTGTATGCTGTAGTACTGTTATAATTAGATACAGTAAAATTGTTTAAATGTCACGAAGAGATAGGACTAATATTTCAGTTGCATAGACATTTAGGGGCAAGCCATACCATAGCACAAAACAGCTACCAGATAAATTAGTATGCAAAGCAAGCCATGCTATGGTAGAGGCCTTAATTGATAGCATTAAATTAATTATAATGCAGAGAGTGCGAGTAGATGGAAAATAATATTAAATGATCCCTGCCTAGAAAGTTTGATCAAATGAGTAGCATGAGTTAATGATTGTTGCAAGTTTTTTATCTTGTTATCTTTCCATCAAAAGATGAATGTCTTCTTTAAGCTGCCAAtctggttcacacacacacacacacacacacacacacacacacacacacacacacacacacacacacacacacacacacacacacacacacacacacacacacacagccttcctGTGTTTGCTTTCATCTTTTGAGGTGTATTCCTTCTGAAAGAGATACAAAAGCTGATTGATATTCAGATGAGAGAAAACAGCACTACATTATGAGAGGTTACAACATAATCCATAGTATACATGTCAGGGCAAGACCTTGGTCCAATTAGAAAAACCATTCAAGGAACCTTCAGTGCCAACTACTGAATATTTTATGACCCTGTCTAACTGTCAACCTCGACAACCGCTCTCGGATGCCCAACCTTTTAGTCCTTCATTTCTCTCTACTAATCCCTTTCTCTCATGGAAAAAGAATATACTCCAATTTTAATTTTCTCGTAATGCTCTAGCCAACCGGCCTTGTCCTCCCCTGAAAGACGTTGTCAAAACATCTCAAATGCAGCTAAGGTTTGTGTGCCAACCCTAAAAATCTCTAATCTAAAAATCTCTAAGGCATACGCCAC contains:
- the LOC118364217 gene encoding thyrotropin-releasing hormone receptor-like, with product MENVTSIPDNQTLGPWTDYSMEYKVVSIFFVILICGIGIVGNVMVILVVLTTKHMRTPTNCYLVSLAVADLMVLTAAGLPNITQSLYGGGWVYGYVGCLSITYFQYLGINASSCSITAFTIERYIAICHPIKAQFMCTLSRAKKIIVVVWAFTSLYCAMWFYLSDMNELIYDNITVVSCEYKVSRNLYLPFIYFTDFAMFYVVPLMLATVLYGFIARILFLNPLPADPKENTKWKKESRQGNRMTSTNNSSCSTTIRSRRQVTKMLAVVVVLFALLWMPYRTLVVVNSFLDKPYLDLWFLLFCRICIYLNSAVNPVIYNAMSQKFRTSFKKLCHCGPQRLEKPASYSLALTYSAIKDTTNGESPDHFTTEMDELATPTPSDQFLPSTKRISFEDTSL